CCTGCTGTCTCGCAGTGTGTGAAGGATTTTCGCCCAAAGTGTGATAACCCGCTGATTTATTTTGGCGACATTGTTGAAACAGCCCAAGGTGATGGAGCCGTTTTGTTGCATGGGGAGGATGCTGACCTCCGGCGTGGCGATCACGGGACTGAAACAATAGCGGGTTTCGGGCAGCCTTAACGGTTCCTCGGAGAATAGTTGCGGCAGCTTTTCCGGCGAGGTTATCTCATCTGTGATCAAATAATCGATCGTATCAAGCCCGCTCGTATTGGGATAGCCGATAAACTCCACCTGGATTGGAGCAGGCTTGCGGGCAAAGACCAGCAGGCGGTGGCCGGAGGTGTGCCCCGCCAGGTCCACGAGAATATCGATGCCGTCCTCGCGGATCAACTCTGCCACCATGGCGTCGGACATGCCGTAAATGTTTCGCCACTGATCGGCCAGGGACATGGTGTGGTCCGTGATCCGGTCCGGCGTCCCCACATTGGCATAGCAGTGAATTTCAAAATTTTCGCGCCCGTGAGCTGCGAGCACCGGTTCAATGAAGTAGGCAACGGCGTGGAGCCTGAAATCAGCTGAAACATACCCGATTTTCAATCGTCTGTTCGGGTCCGCCCGGTTGCCATGGAGTTTTATTTGATTTTTCAGTGGGGTAGCGAATTTTGTTGTGAATCTACGGTGTTCGTCATAAAGCTGGCTTGCATCGACAGTGGGGGAAAAGGCCATGGCAATGAGCAGATTGTCAAAGGCGCCCATGTTGTCAGGCTCACAGGAGAGGGCTTTTCTATAGGCCGTTACTGCTGCTTCAGCATCCCCCATGGACAGCAGGGTGTTGCCCAGGTTGAAATATGCGGCGGCACATTCGGGATGCGCCTCGATAATTTCTTCAAACAGAGCTGCAGCATCGCTAAAGCTGAGCAGAAGTCTGAGGACGATGCCCAGATTCACCTTTGCCGTCAGGTAGTCCGGATCCAGTGCCAATGCCTGTCT
This region of Geotalea daltonii FRC-32 genomic DNA includes:
- a CDS encoding O-linked N-acetylglucosamine transferase, SPINDLY family protein, whose protein sequence is MTTAETTYKYIRILINKGMIAEAEELLEQVLAESPEHLDALLSLGVILAHRGDTTRAETCFRQIVAHTPHAQGFFHLANLLCNQGKTADAETLYRQALTLEPGFSQALNNLGSLCRNQGRLEEAAGYFRQALALDPDYLTAKVNLGIVLRLLLSFSDAAALFEEIIEAHPECAAAYFNLGNTLLSMGDAEAAVTAYRKALSCEPDNMGAFDNLLIAMAFSPTVDASQLYDEHRRFTTKFATPLKNQIKLHGNRADPNRRLKIGYVSADFRLHAVAYFIEPVLAAHGRENFEIHCYANVGTPDRITDHTMSLADQWRNIYGMSDAMVAELIREDGIDILVDLAGHTSGHRLLVFARKPAPIQVEFIGYPNTSGLDTIDYLITDEITSPEKLPQLFSEEPLRLPETRYCFSPVIATPEVSILPMQQNGSITLGCFNNVAKINQRVITLWAKILHTLRDSRLLLKNRLFDDPGCARTFQDRFTHAGIDPGRIMLRGHSSHMETLREYSLVDIALDTFPFPGGTTTCEALWMGVPVVAMSGVTFAERQAISLLANAGHREWIATSEEEYMEIVLDLAADPVRLAQVRSNLRHELQSSPLMDAPRFVALLEDAYRRMWLKWCRNQA